One region of Acidobacteriota bacterium genomic DNA includes:
- a CDS encoding ATP-binding cassette domain-containing protein, with amino-acid sequence MHISLQDVRKQFGDKMAVDGVSFQVQSGRVFGLLGPNGAGKTTLIRMLMDILQPDSGQILYGGRPLDTVLKDSITYLPEERGLYLKQKVRHVLEYFARLKGLSKSRARERMEYYLERLEMTATADQKVEELSKGNQQKIQLISVFVSEPDLVILDEPFSGLDPLNVRLCKSLLKEEKGRGTTILLSTHQMSQVEELCDDLMMISQGVRVLYGPVQDIIHQHSEPAVLITCRPALDSDREGVEKVVDYNGRQKVFLGDGLKPSQFLGRLAADGYEIEDFTRALYTLEEIFVRVAEKADVLAPEDSELARQTREVAL; translated from the coding sequence ATGCACATATCCCTTCAAGACGTCCGCAAGCAGTTCGGAGACAAGATGGCCGTGGACGGCGTGTCTTTCCAGGTGCAAAGCGGACGCGTCTTCGGCCTGCTGGGGCCCAACGGCGCCGGCAAGACCACCCTCATCCGCATGCTGATGGACATCCTGCAGCCCGACTCGGGACAGATCCTCTACGGCGGACGGCCTCTCGATACCGTCCTCAAGGACAGCATCACCTACCTGCCCGAGGAGCGCGGGCTCTACCTCAAGCAGAAAGTGCGCCATGTGCTCGAGTATTTCGCCCGCCTCAAGGGCCTTTCCAAGTCCCGCGCCCGGGAGAGGATGGAATACTATCTGGAGCGGCTTGAGATGACGGCCACCGCCGATCAAAAGGTGGAAGAGCTCTCCAAGGGCAATCAGCAGAAGATCCAGTTGATCTCGGTCTTCGTCAGCGAGCCCGACCTGGTTATTCTCGACGAGCCCTTCTCGGGCCTCGATCCCCTCAACGTGCGCCTTTGCAAGTCGCTGCTCAAAGAAGAGAAAGGGAGAGGCACCACCATCCTGCTCTCCACCCACCAGATGAGTCAGGTGGAGGAGCTTTGCGACGACCTGATGATGATCAGCCAGGGCGTGAGGGTGCTCTACGGACCGGTTCAGGACATCATCCACCAGCATTCCGAACCGGCGGTGCTGATCACCTGCCGCCCGGCTCTCGACAGTGACCGGGAGGGAGTGGAAAAAGTCGTCGATTATAACGGGCGCCAGAAAGTCTTCCTGGGCGATGGACTCAAGCCTTCTCAGTTTCTCGGCCGCCTGGCGGCCGACGGCTACGAGATCGAAGATTTCACACGCGCCCTCTACACCCTGGAGGAGATCTTCGTACGGGTGGCCGAGAAGGCCGACGTGCTGGCGCCCGAGGACAGCGAGTTGGCTCGACAGACCCGGGAGGTGGCGTTATGA
- a CDS encoding ABC transporter permease: protein MNKLLLVARREYIATVNRKGFLIATFGMPLFLALIFGFFAVIGFFTARSVQEGVRLVGIVDEAGVLSMQARQDAIGDSSPPEGLDDILDQVPGFLRGLLQSQIERAAKGPDLQLLESRQEAGEDDSVDAYYVIPEDFRQSGQVELYRRSGGTFDDDRPAWSTLQRWIRASLVSGMVEPSTARLLWSPLRLKTHGLDGEGEAREVSSIFEQIRGFVVPYLFTIIFFMAVMSSAGYLLQGVAEEKENRVIEILLSSVTSDQLLAGKVLGQCGAGLTQIGVWLLIAFIPAVSLLPFLEFRPVQFITAPLYFILGFLLFGTLMGAFGSLGNNVKESQQWAMVWSIAAVSPFFAIAIILQQPNGMLAKVLSFIPLTSPLTMVLRTSMTDVPPWEIALSLLILILSLFVVVRLSAKLFRVGVLLYGKRPSLREVARWMRAA, encoded by the coding sequence ATGAACAAGCTGTTGCTGGTGGCGCGGCGGGAATACATAGCCACGGTCAACCGCAAGGGCTTCCTCATCGCCACCTTCGGCATGCCGCTCTTTCTGGCGCTGATTTTCGGCTTCTTCGCCGTCATCGGGTTTTTCACGGCCCGGAGCGTACAGGAAGGCGTACGCCTGGTCGGAATCGTCGATGAAGCCGGCGTGCTGAGCATGCAGGCTCGCCAAGACGCGATCGGCGACTCGTCTCCCCCTGAGGGCTTGGACGACATTTTGGACCAGGTTCCCGGATTCTTGCGCGGTCTCCTGCAATCCCAGATCGAGCGGGCCGCCAAAGGTCCCGACCTGCAGTTGCTTGAAAGCCGGCAGGAGGCTGGGGAAGACGATTCTGTCGATGCTTATTACGTCATTCCCGAGGACTTTCGGCAGAGCGGCCAGGTGGAGCTCTACCGTCGCTCGGGCGGAACCTTCGACGACGACCGCCCTGCCTGGAGCACGCTGCAGCGCTGGATTCGGGCCAGCCTGGTGAGCGGAATGGTGGAGCCGTCCACGGCCCGCCTCTTGTGGTCTCCCCTGAGGCTGAAGACCCACGGACTCGACGGGGAAGGCGAGGCTCGCGAGGTGTCCAGCATCTTCGAGCAGATCAGGGGCTTCGTGGTGCCTTACCTGTTCACCATCATCTTTTTCATGGCCGTCATGAGTTCAGCCGGATACCTGCTGCAGGGCGTAGCCGAGGAGAAGGAAAACCGCGTCATCGAAATCCTCTTGTCGTCGGTTACTTCCGACCAACTGCTGGCCGGCAAGGTGCTGGGACAATGCGGAGCCGGACTGACTCAGATCGGGGTGTGGCTGCTGATCGCCTTCATTCCCGCCGTCTCCCTGCTGCCCTTTTTGGAATTTCGTCCGGTCCAGTTCATTACCGCGCCGCTCTATTTCATTCTGGGATTCCTGCTCTTCGGCACGCTGATGGGAGCCTTCGGATCGTTGGGCAACAACGTCAAAGAAAGCCAGCAGTGGGCCATGGTGTGGTCGATTGCCGCCGTCAGTCCATTCTTCGCCATCGCCATCATCCTGCAGCAGCCCAACGGGATGCTGGCCAAGGTCTTGAGCTTCATTCCGCTGACCTCGCCGCTGACCATGGTGCTGCGCACCTCCATGACCGACGTCCCGCCCTGGGAGATCGCCCTCTCGCTGTTGATTCTGATCTTGAGTCTGTTCGTGGTGGTGCGCCTTTCGGCCAAGCTCTTCCGCGTCGGCGTACTGCTCTACGGCAAACGGCCTTCTCTGAGGGAGGTGGCCCGCTGGATGCGGGCGGCCTGA